Part of the Natronobacterium gregoryi SP2 genome, GCTGGCGGCACCCTCGCGCCGCTGTTTGCTGGCCTGTTCGGCGCACCAGTGTTGATCGACGCGATTTTCGGGAGCGGAATTCCCCGTCAGGAAGAGGCGACGATCACGCTGTCGCGTCCGCTGCTGGCGGCGACGGCGGTCGCAGGCGCGCTCGCAGGAGCCGTCGTCGGCTACGTCCCCGGTATCTCCGCCGCAATCGCCGCCGTCGCGGTGCTCGCAGCCGTTCCTGGCGGCGCAGGTGATCGGGGCTACATCGTCGCAACAAGCGGCGTCGATACGGCAAACACGATTTTCGCGCTCTTCGCACTGGTCGCGATCGGGCAACCGCGAACGGGCGTGATGGTCGCCTTCGAGAGCGCGGACGCACCCCTCGAGTTACCCATCCTGGTCGTGGCCGTGGTCGTCGCCGGGCTGATCGGGTTCGTCCTCGTGATCGTCGTCGGGGACGCCTACCTCGAGTTGGTCGGCCGGCTGGCCTACTGGAAGATCTCGGCGACAGTCATCGGTCTGCTGATGGGTCTCTCGTACCTGTTTACTGGTCCGCTGGGAATCGTCATCTTCGTCGTCGCGGCTGCGATCGGAATGGTTCCCGTTCGGTTGCGGGCACGGCGCGTGCATCTGATGGGCGTGTTGATCGGACCGCTCATTCTCGGTGGCTGACGCCAATCGTAGCTGCTCCCGGCTCCGACCGGCGGTCACGACTCTCGTACGGGCTCCTGTCATACGGACTGCTGTCCCGATGTCCCGGCGCGACCGCAGGCGGGCTCGCGGTCGCGCCGAAACTGACTGACAGCAAACCGTATCAAGTGTCACTCGAGTACGCGTTCCGTGCTGCTGTGACGACGGCGTCAACTCGACTCGAATCCACCGGGTTCGTCGTCTCCCCGTCCTCTTTCAGTGCCGTGCCGACGACGAGCGCGTCTGCACCCGCCTCGAGGAAGTCATCGGCCGTCTCTGCGGTCACTCCACTCCCGACCAGTACTGGCGCGTCGGGGACGGCCGACGACACCCGGCGCACGTCCTCGAGCGCCGTCGCCGCGCCGGTTCCTGTTCCCGAGACGAGCACGCCGTCGGCCCGGCCGCGCTCGACTGTCTCCTCGGCGGCGCGCTCGATGGCTGTCTCGCCGACTGGCGTCGCGTGCTTGACGTGGACGTCGGCGAGCACCGCGACGTCGGCCTCGAGTCGCTCTCGGAGTCGGATCGTCTCGTGGGCTTGTCCCTCGAGGACGCCCTGATCGGTCGCGGCAGTCCCGACGTGTACGTTGACCCGGACGAAATCGGCGTCGACGGCGGCCGCGATCGACAGCGCCGCTTCGGCGTCGTTCCTGAGGACGTTGATCCCCATCGGGAGGTCGACCTCGCGTCTGAGGGCCGCGGCGGTCGCGGTCATCTCGGCGACGACGTGTTTCGGCACCGACTCCGGGTGGAACGGGGCGTCACCGAAGTTCTCGAGGACGATTCCGTCGACGCCGCTGGTCTCGAGTCGGTGGGCGTCTGCTAGTGCGCGCTCGCGGACGGCGTTGCGGTTGCCGTCGAATCCCGGTGCGCCGGGCAACGGCGGGAGATGTATCATTCCGAGGACGGGACGGTCGGCGTCGAACCGATCGAGAACGGGCATACTACCCATGGCGGGCGTCGTCCCTCGAGAGAGATATACTGTTCGTCACGGCTCGAGGCGGCAAAGTCGTCCCCGTTCGCGGTCGTTTTTCCTCCGGCGTCGCTATCCTCGAGACGAGCATATGCCAGCACTCTTTTCGGAGCTTGCGATACGGGACTGTGAGATACCGAACCGGATCGCGGTCTCTCCGATGTGTCAGTACTCCTGTGGTCCGGACGGGCTGCCGACGGAGTGGCACCGGGTCCACCTCGGCAGTCGAGCGGTCGGCGGCGCGGGCATCGTGCTGACCGAGGCGACCGCCGTCGAACCTCGTGGTCGGATCACGGCCCACGACCTGGGCATCTGGAACGACGAACAGGCCGAGGCCCTGCGGCCGATCACTCAGTTCGTCCGCGAGCAGGGTGGGGTGCCGGCGATCCAGCTCGCCCACGCGGGGCACAAGGCCAGCAAGACGCGTCCGTGGGACGGGAACGATCCCATCGCGCCGGACGAGACCGACCCCGACGGCGCGACAGGCTGGGAGGTCCTCTCACCTTCGCCCGACGCGTACCCGCCGTTCTCGGGCGACCGACCCGCGATGCGGAAAGCGACCCAGGACGACATCGAGGACGTGATCGACGACTACCGTAACGCCGCCGAACGCTCGCTCGAGGCAGGCTTCGAGATTGCGGAGGTCCACGCTGCACACGGCTACCTGCTCCACGAGTTCCTCTCGCCGGTCACCAACCATCGGGAGGACGACTACGGCGGGAGCTTCGAGAATCGGACGCGTCTGTTCCGGGAGGTCACCGCCGCAGTCCGCGACGTCTGGCCCGACGGGAAGCCGGTCTTCGTCCGACTCTCGGGAACTGACTGGCTCGAGGACCGCCCGTCGTGGGATATCGATCAGTCCGTCCGGCTGGCCGACGATCTCGCCGACCTCGGCGTCGACCTGATCGACGTCAGTTCCGGCGGCATCCATCCCGCTCAGAAACCACCGGGCGGACCGAACTTTCAGGTCCCGCTGGCGGAGGCGATCCGAGAAGAGACCCAGACCGAGATCGCGGTCGGTGCCGTCGGTGGGATCACCGAACCAGCGCAGGCCGAGGCGCTCGTCCGCAACGACCGTGCGGATCTCGTGTTGGTCGGGCGGGAGTTCCTTCGCGAGCCGTACTTCGGACTCCGTGCTGCCGGCGAACTCGAGGACGACGCCCCCGCGAAGTGGCCGGTCCAGTACCGGCGGTCGGTACGGTAGCGCGATCGTTCGACCCGCCCCGCTCCGTTACTCCGATTCGGTTCCGGTCCACTTGATCGAACAGCCTCGGGAGGGGTGCCACTCGAGATCGACCGACTCGCCCTCGAGGACGGCGTCGATGGCCTCGCGGACGTGAAACCGGCTCGGCTCGTCGTCGGGGTTCGGGGCGTCGTCGAGACGGCCGTGGTAGACCAGCCGAAAGGTTCCGTCCGCTCGAGCGAACAGGAACGGGTCCGGCGTACACACCGCGCCGTAGGCCTCGGCGACCTCCTGACTTGCGTCCCGGAGGTAGGCGTCGTACTGGATGTGCCCGTCGGAGACGTACTCGCGCATCTTCTCCATGGAGTCTTCGGGGTACTCCTCGGCGTCGTTGGGGTTGATCCCGACGACTGCGACGTCGTCGTACTCGCTCGCGAGGTCGTTCAACAGGTCGAACTTCGCCTCGGCGTACGGACAGTGATTACAGGTGAAGACGATCAGCAACGCCTCCGCGTCGGCAAACGACTCGAGCGTGTACGTCTCGCCGTCGGTTCCCTCGAGTTCGAACGCCGGTGGCTCGTCACTGGCCGAGAGTTCGGAGTCTGACTCTTTCGAGACCATACGGTGAGTTCGTCCCCCACCCTCAAAAACGGCGCTGGAAGCGACAGAGCGCTCGACGGGCGGTTCGGCAGTGGCGGGAGCGACGACCTACATATTTGTATCCCCCGCGATATTCATCGAGTATGAAAACGCTCGAGATAACTGACGAACAGTACGCGCTCATCCAGCAGGTCCGCGAAGAACTCTCCGAGGAGGTCGTGGGCAGGTACGGTCACGTCCGCGACCGGGATGCGATCCAGTTTCTGATCGACAACGTCGGGACCGACGGTGACGGCGGCGTGTCGATCGACGCCGGGATCGACGGGGAGATCGATGCGAGCGAGTTCACCTACAATGTGGAGACCGACGACGCTGACGAGACGGAGTCGGACGACGACCGAGACGATGGCGGTAGCGAGGCAGACGACGACGAGATGCTAGACGAGATGATGAGTCTGCTCGAGACCCACGACGACAAGTGGAACGAATCCTCCTCCGAAGACGCCAGATACGAGGTCGAACTCCCGGACGGGTCGACAGAAGAGGCCCAGACAAAAGACGACGTCCGTGCGTTGCTGTTCAAGAACTACCGCTGACGGCCCGCCCCAGTCTGTAGACGACGTTCGAGAGCAGATACCACGGGAAGAGCAACGCTTTTACTCGCGCTTACGCTTCGGAGTGGTATGAGCGAACGCGAGGTGCTCGAGTTGCTTCGTGAGAACGCGCGATACTCGACGGCGGACATCGCGCGAATGACCGGCCTCGAGGAGAGTGAGGTCGAAGCAGCCATCGAGGAACTCGAGGCGGCAGGCGTTGTCCGTGGCTACCGGGCGGTTGTCGACTTGGACAAACTCGAAGACGAGCGCGTCCGCGCAGAGGTCGAACTGAACGTCCGCCTCGACCGCGAAACCGGCTACGGTGATATCGCCGAGCGTCTCGCACGGTTCCCGCAGGTCAAGGCGCTACGGCTCGTCAGCGGCGACTACGACTTCGACGTGGAGATCGAAGGTGACTCCATCCGTGAGGTGTCGCAGTTCGTAAGCGAGAAGGTCGCGCCGATTCCCGAGATCACCCAGACGGTCACTCACTACGTGATGACCTCCTACAAGGAAAACGGGATCGAGTTCGACGACGGCGACGAGGACGACAGGCTTTCGATCTCACCATGACGTTCGACCCGGCAGAGCGTGTTCGCAAGGTCCCACCGTCTGGAATTCGAAGGTTCTTCGAGATTGCAGAGGAACGCGACGAGGTCATCTCACTGGGCGTCGGCGAACCCGACTTCTCGACGCCGTGGGCGGCACGCGACGCCGCGATAACCTCTCTCGAGCAGGGAAAGACCTCGTACACGGCGAACCGCGGCAAGCGAGAGCTCCGTGTCGCGATCGCAGACGATGTTGCCGACCGGTTCGACCTGGGGTACGACCCCGACGAGGAGATCATCGTGACTGCAGGAGCTAGCGAGGCAGTCGACCTGGCGTTCCGTGCGTTCGTCGACCCCGGAGACACCGTCGCGATCGCACAGCCATCGTACATCTCCTACGAACCGGGCGTGACCTTCGCCGGCGGCGATGTCCTCTCGGTTCCGACGACCGAAGAAAACGAGTTCCGACTCACCGTCGAGGCGCTCGCGGACGCCGGCGCGGCAGACGCCGAGATGCTCGTGCTCTGTTACCCGAACAACCCGACGGGTGCGATCATGCGCGAGGCAGATCTCGAGCCGATCGCCGAGTTCGCCCGCGAGCACGATCTGACGGTCCTGTCGGACGAGATCTACGCCGAGTTGACGTACGCCGGGGAACACACCTCGATCGCGACGCTCGAGGGGATGCGCGAGCGAACCGTCGTCTTCAACGGGTTCTCGAAAGCCCACGCGATGACCGGTCTCCGGTTGGGGTACGCGCTGGCTCCAGCCGACGCGGTCGGCGCGATGAACAAGATTCACCAGTACACGATGCTGTCGGCTCCGACGACGGCCCAGTACGCCGCACTCGAGGCGCTTGACTCTTGTGCCGACGAAGTCGAGGGCATGGTCGAACAGTACGATCGTCGTCGTCGGTTCGTCCTCTCCCGGTTCCGCGAGATCGGAATGGACGTTTTCGAGGCAAAGGGTGCGTTCTACTGTTTCCCCGAGGTGCCCGGCGGCTGGACCGCAGCGGAATTCGCCGAGGAGTTACTGCGAGAACAGGGTGTCGCGGTCGTCCCCGGCGACGTCTTCGGCGAGGGCGGCGAGAGTCACCTCCGGATATCGTACGCGACCAGTCTCGCGGATCTCCGGGAGGCGCTGAGACGGATCGAGGCGTTCCTCGAGGAACACTGACTGGAGTCGCCACTGGAGACCAGCACTCGGTGCCGGCGGAATCGTACTCGAGGGATCGCCGCGAGGGAGAAACCATGCAGTGAATGGGGAGAAGCCCCGTAACAGTGTGATCGGTGTGCGAGCCGGTTGAGATTCCTCCGCGTCGTAAACGGCGCGATTTCTTGCTCGAAGAAAGATGAGACGACACTACGACAGTCGGGCGGCAATATCGGCTTCCGTGATGATACCGACGGTTTCGCCGGCTTCCGTGATCATCACGGCCTTGTAGTGCTCGAGCAGATTGCTGATTTCGTCGAGCGTGGCGTCTTTCGAGACCGTCGGGAAGCTCTCGCCCATGTGTTCTTCGACGGGTTCGTCCCGGGCCTCCGAATCGAGGTGGACGAGGTCGCCCTGGCTGATCGATCCGACGGGAATCCCGTCCTGGATAACCGCAAGCTGTGAGTATGCCTCTTTTTCCATCTTCTGGGCAGCCTCGCTAACGGGGTCGTCCGGTGCGACGCTGACGACGGCCTCGTGCATGAGTTCCGCGGCACGGATGACGTCGCTTTCGGCTTGCTCTAAGGCGTTGACGATCCGCCGGAGCGTCGAGAGACGCGGGTCGACGTCGCCACCCTCGATCCGGGCGATCAGCGGTTGGGAGACCTCGGCTCTCTCCGCGAGTTCGCTCTGGGTCAGCCCGAGTTCGGTGCGGTGCTGTCGAAGGTCCGCTGGCGTCGGAAGCTCCATACGATGTAATAACCAAGGGTTATAGAAATAGTTTGGGTCGGCCCCAGTATTGCAACCGGTCTGGATCGCACTGGGACATGAGGACAGGGTGAGAGGTTTTCCACGCGGTCGTAGATTGTCCGATCATCGATGACTGGCAAACGGACGTGGACGATACTCGAAGGCTACATTCCAGAGAGAAATACCGGTCTCGAGCCGGAGATGTGCAGCCGCGACTCTCTCTGGGTGCTCATACTGCCGGACAGAACGATGTGACGATCGGTCGCTCTGTTGGGCCCGTCACCGGTGGAGACGGCCACGAATCCGCGACCGACTTCGTATTGAGTTCTGTCCGACAGTATCAATACGACCGACGAGGCGGCAACTCTCGAGATCACGGTCTACTTCAGCGATCGGCCACCGGCTGGTCCTTGTGAGCAGACGGGCCTCGCCGAACGGACGAAGCGCTTCCGGTTCGACGAGTTCGAAGATCCTGAGACGGTTTGCCGTCAGTCAGTTCCGGCGCGGCCACAGGGGGCTCGCGGTCGCGCCGGGACATCGGGACAGCAGTCCGGATGAATCGTTCCCGAACGGCAACCCGTTCGCGAGCGTCATCGAGTCGGACGTCCCCTGTCATCTGCCAACACACCCGACTCGACTCCCGCCAGGCCGAGAACGCGTTGCGTTCGACGATCGCGTACCACGAGTGACGCTCTCGAGAGCCACGCGGTTGCCAGCGAGAACGTCCGTTGCGGTCGGGAACGAATGTCAGAGTGCGCATACCCCTCGAAGTGGTGGAAGAGCTGTAGAACTGCCCAAAGTATTATCTCGATTTGGCAGCATCGGTTGGCTATGTCATCGGGCGAGGCCGCGAACGAGCTGAACCAACTCGTCGAACACACCGAACGGTTCCGCGACCGGATCGAGGAGACGACGGACGCGAGTCGTACGCAGGCGGACTACATCTCGAATCTGGCCAAAGACGTCAACGACGTCAGCGCGACCATGGAAGAGATCGCCTCGAGCGCGACCGAGATCGTCGATATGGTCGAGGAAGCCTCCGAGACGGCGGAGTCGGGGCTGGAAGCAGGACGCAGAGCCAGCGAGCAGACACAGGAGACCGTCGACGACGTCGCCGACCTCGTTGCGGCGATGGAGCGAGTGAGCGAACAGATGGAAGAGATCGGAACGGTGACCGACCTGATCGCCGACATCGCAGATCAGACGAACCTGCTCGCGCTCAACGCGAACATCGAGGCCGCACACGCCGGTGACGAGGGCGCTGGCTTCTCGGTCGTCGCCAACGAAGTGAAGTCACTCGCCGAGGAAACCGGCGAGAACGCCGACGAAATCCGGTCGCTGATCGAATCGCTCGAGGACGAGACCGAGACGGGCATGGACGCTGCCGAACGCACTCACAGCTCCGTTATCGCGACGGCAGAGGACATAGAAACAGCTCTCGAGGCGATCGAAGAGGTCGTCTCGAGGGTTGAGGAAGTGATGGACGGAGCGACCGAAATCGCCGACGCAAACGACGTGCAGGCGGACTCGATCGAGGAGTTTGCCGCCCAGGTCGAAGATCTCGGCGAGGAGTCGGACGAGATCCGTGAGAACATGTCGGACGCAGCCGAACTCGTAGACCAGCACAACTCGGTGGTCGAACACGCAAGCGGCTTCCTGCATGGTTTTCCCGGTCTAGGCTACCGAACGCTTAACGAAGACGGCTGGCCGGTTGTGTTTGCGACGGACGGTATCGAAGAACTGGCGGGTTACACCGCCGAACAACTGGTCGAAGGTGAGATCGTGATCGGTGAAGACATCATTCACGAGGACGACCGGGAACTCGTCTGGGCGCAGATCCAGGATCTCATCGAACGCAGCGGGACCTCTTACGACATCAAATACCGCATCGTCACTCGGCGCGGAGAGCAAAAGACGGTCAGGGAACGCGGCCGTCCGATTTACGACGATCGGGGCGAACTCGAGGCGTTCGAAGGATACATCTGGGACACCGACGAGTCGGGGACGCAGGTCTTGTTCGACGACGAGGTGGCGTCCTCGAACACCGACGGCTGACCAGCAGCAACTGACCAGCGGTATTAGGACGAACAGCGTAACGACCGAGCCAGCGTCGTCGTGAAGACGTTCGACGAGGCAAACTGTTCGTCACGCCGGATTCGGCGGCGAAGACGGGCTCGAGCCGGCGGCCGGCGTTCCCAGCACGACGACCAACGCGACGAACGTGGCAGTGCCGACCGCGAACTTGACGAAGGTCGCCACGCGAGGACCGGCATGCAGACGCTCTCGAATCCGACGACGGCCCCCGTCTCCCCGCAGTCCATCGTCAGCCGGCCGCCCTCGAGCGAGGAGCCGACACGGAGACGATTCGACTCCGCGCTTCTTCTCGCTACGCCGAATCGCTCCGGCGACGCCGGGCGACTCGCTCTTCGGAGGTGTTCTCGGTGATCACTTCGTACAGCAGTGCCCGCCTCCCGTCGTCTTTCGGCCGGAGAATCCGCCCCAGCCGCTGGGTGAACTCTCGCTCGCTGCCGCTGCCCGAGAGGACGACCGCGACCGACGCGTCGGGGACGTCGACTCCCTCGTCGAGGACGTTCGAGGTCGCGATCCGGCTGTAGGTCCCCTCGCGGAACCGCTCGAGGACCTCCCGGCGCTCGACGGTGGCGGTCCGGTGAGTGATCGTCGGGAGCAGGAATCGCTCGCTGACCTCGTAGGCGAGGTCGTTGTGTGCGGTAAAGACGATCGTCCGGGCGTCGCGGTGCCGGTCGAGGATTCCCTCGAGCGCCTCGAGTTTGGCCCGTGCGCCACGAGCGGTCTCGCGTGCGCGCTGGCGGGCGAGCAGCGCTTCACGGGCGGCCGGGTCCGACCCGGAGCGTTTGACGAGTTCCTGGTAGTCCGAGCCACGTTGCATCCGGATGTTCGACCGCGCGAGGTAGTCGGTGAACGTCTCCTGGTTGCGCTCGTATGTTTCGCGTTCGTCGGAGGTGAGCGACACCTCGAGCCGCTTGAGGTCGTAGGATGCGAGGTGGTCACCGGCCAGTTCGTCCGCGTCGATCCGGTGGACCAGCGGACCGACGATGCGTTCGACGACTTCGTGGGCACCGTCGGGGCGTTCGAAGGTTGCTGTCAGACCGAGTCGTGCGGGTGCGGCGAGCAACCGGCCGATCTCGCGGTAGCCCTCGCCGCCGAGGTGGTGGACTTCGTCGAAGACGACGAGTCCGAACCGGTCGCCGATCGTCTCGGCCTTGAGATACGCCGAGTCGTACGTCGAGACGGTGAGCGGCTCGAGCCGTTGTTCGCCGCCGCCGAGACGGCCGATGGAGACGCCGTCGGTCGGTCCAGTCGGTCCAGCAGAGCCAAACTCCGCCTCGAGCTCCCGCTCCCACTGCTCGAGCAGGTCGATCGTCGGGACGACGACGAGCGTCGGCACGCCGAGGCGTTCGATCGCTTCGAGGGCGACGACGGTCTTGCCGCTCCCGGTCGGCAACTCGAGGACGCCCGCAGGCGCTTGCGCGAGGGCCGGAATCGCAGCCCCCGGATTCCAACGGTCGGTCTCGAGCCACGCTTCCAGGGCCTCGTGCTGGTACTCCCGGAGTTCGTACGTCGACTCGAGAGTTGGCACCGACGGCACGGAGAGCACTCGATCCTCGAGTGCAGCGGGAACGACGTGCTCGAGGAGCGACCGGCGAAACGGCGCGTAGCGAAACGCAGGCACGCGGTGGCCCGCTGTCCGGTGGTCGTCCTCGAGTGTGAGTGTCGGCGCTCGCTCGCGGAGCCCGCGGACGGTCGGCTCCTCGAGGCCGTCGATCCGGATCGTTCCGTCCTCGTATCGAATTTCGACTGGTGTCGACTCGGTGGAAGACGACCGCGTCACGGTCCGAATTGGGGGGTCGAGCGCCAAATACTGTCGGGTCCTCGCGCTCCTTTATGTGCTCTCGGCTCGTGTGTCGTGTTCGAATGTCGATCGAGTACGACGAAGTCGACCATCGGGTGAGTGCGACCGACGACGCCGTCCACAGCGACTGGGACAACAGCCGAGAGCCGATACGGACGGTCGAATCGGGCGACGTCGTGGAGTTCGAGTGCCGGGACGCCACGAACGGACAGATCGATCCGGATTCGACGGTCGCGGATCTGGCCGACCTGGACGTCGGGCAGGTCCATACACTGACCGGACCGATCGCGATGGAGGACGCCGAGCCGGGTGACGTGCTCCAGGTGGACGTACTCGACCTCGAGCATCAAGGCTGGGGGTACACCCTCGTTCTGCCCGGCGAACTTGGGATGGGACTGCTCCCCGAGGAGTTCCCGGAGCCGGCGTTGCACGTCTGGGAGTTCGAGGACGACGCCGCTCACTTCGTCGACAGCGTTGCGTCGGAGACGCAACGAGAGGACGGCTCCGCCGAAGGCGGATCAGTCGACGGGATCGAGGTGCCACTGCACCCGTTTCCCGGTACCGTCGGTGTCGCGCCCGCGGCGGACGGCCAGCACGACACCAATCCGCCGCGGCCGGTCGGCGGCAACCTCGATATCAAGCAGCTCACCGCGGGGTCGACGCTGTACCTCCCGATCGCGGTCGCAGACGCCCTGTTCAGCATCGGCGACTGCCACGCCGCACAGGGCGACGGCGAGGTCTGTATTTCGGCGATCGAAGCTCCCATGTCGGTCACGTGTCGACTCGAGGTCCAACCCGAGATGGGCCTCGAGCGTCCGCAGTTCGAAACGGACGGACCGTTTACGCCGACCGGACGCGACGAACCGGCGT contains:
- a CDS encoding Lrp/AsnC family transcriptional regulator is translated as MSEREVLELLRENARYSTADIARMTGLEESEVEAAIEELEAAGVVRGYRAVVDLDKLEDERVRAEVELNVRLDRETGYGDIAERLARFPQVKALRLVSGDYDFDVEIEGDSIREVSQFVSEKVAPIPEITQTVTHYVMTSYKENGIEFDDGDEDDRLSISP
- a CDS encoding tripartite tricarboxylate transporter permease codes for the protein MTLGPVEVVADPALSVRLLAWLLAGATLGTFSGLVPGLHANNFALLLVGVAPAVPGPPLFVGCAMLAAGVVHTFLNAVPAMALGVPDAEMAVTALPGHRMVLEGRGYEAIRLSALGSVLAVLVAVPLAVPVTRVVTFAYPTVRANLALVLATIVVALIASERTWRGRVGGLLSFVLATCLGALALDLSPDAPLEAGGTLAPLFAGLFGAPVLIDAIFGSGIPRQEEATITLSRPLLAATAVAGALAGAVVGYVPGISAAIAAVAVLAAVPGGAGDRGYIVATSGVDTANTIFALFALVAIGQPRTGVMVAFESADAPLELPILVVAVVVAGLIGFVLVIVVGDAYLELVGRLAYWKISATVIGLLMGLSYLFTGPLGIVIFVVAAAIGMVPVRLRARRVHLMGVLIGPLILGG
- a CDS encoding acetamidase/formamidase family protein, giving the protein MSIEYDEVDHRVSATDDAVHSDWDNSREPIRTVESGDVVEFECRDATNGQIDPDSTVADLADLDVGQVHTLTGPIAMEDAEPGDVLQVDVLDLEHQGWGYTLVLPGELGMGLLPEEFPEPALHVWEFEDDAAHFVDSVASETQREDGSAEGGSVDGIEVPLHPFPGTVGVAPAADGQHDTNPPRPVGGNLDIKQLTAGSTLYLPIAVADALFSIGDCHAAQGDGEVCISAIEAPMSVTCRLEVQPEMGLERPQFETDGPFTPTGRDEPAFGTTGIGDDLSEAARDAVRGMIDHLHEERGLEREQAYVLCSAAVDLKINQIVNAPNWTVSAYLPESIFPEG
- a CDS encoding NADH:flavin oxidoreductase/NADH oxidase encodes the protein MPALFSELAIRDCEIPNRIAVSPMCQYSCGPDGLPTEWHRVHLGSRAVGGAGIVLTEATAVEPRGRITAHDLGIWNDEQAEALRPITQFVREQGGVPAIQLAHAGHKASKTRPWDGNDPIAPDETDPDGATGWEVLSPSPDAYPPFSGDRPAMRKATQDDIEDVIDDYRNAAERSLEAGFEIAEVHAAHGYLLHEFLSPVTNHREDDYGGSFENRTRLFREVTAAVRDVWPDGKPVFVRLSGTDWLEDRPSWDIDQSVRLADDLADLGVDLIDVSSGGIHPAQKPPGGPNFQVPLAEAIREETQTEIAVGAVGGITEPAQAEALVRNDRADLVLVGREFLREPYFGLRAAGELEDDAPAKWPVQYRRSVR
- a CDS encoding thioredoxin family protein: MVSKESDSELSASDEPPAFELEGTDGETYTLESFADAEALLIVFTCNHCPYAEAKFDLLNDLASEYDDVAVVGINPNDAEEYPEDSMEKMREYVSDGHIQYDAYLRDASQEVAEAYGAVCTPDPFLFARADGTFRLVYHGRLDDAPNPDDEPSRFHVREAIDAVLEGESVDLEWHPSRGCSIKWTGTESE
- a CDS encoding BtpA/SgcQ family protein, whose amino-acid sequence is MGSMPVLDRFDADRPVLGMIHLPPLPGAPGFDGNRNAVRERALADAHRLETSGVDGIVLENFGDAPFHPESVPKHVVAEMTATAAALRREVDLPMGINVLRNDAEAALSIAAAVDADFVRVNVHVGTAATDQGVLEGQAHETIRLRERLEADVAVLADVHVKHATPVGETAIERAAEETVERGRADGVLVSGTGTGAATALEDVRRVSSAVPDAPVLVGSGVTAETADDFLEAGADALVVGTALKEDGETTNPVDSSRVDAVVTAARNAYSSDT
- a CDS encoding sensory rhodopsin transducer — encoded protein: MNRSRTATRSRASSSRTSPVICQHTRLDSRQAENALRSTIAYHE
- a CDS encoding DEAD/DEAH box helicase — its product is MTRSSSTESTPVEIRYEDGTIRIDGLEEPTVRGLRERAPTLTLEDDHRTAGHRVPAFRYAPFRRSLLEHVVPAALEDRVLSVPSVPTLESTYELREYQHEALEAWLETDRWNPGAAIPALAQAPAGVLELPTGSGKTVVALEAIERLGVPTLVVVPTIDLLEQWERELEAEFGSAGPTGPTDGVSIGRLGGGEQRLEPLTVSTYDSAYLKAETIGDRFGLVVFDEVHHLGGEGYREIGRLLAAPARLGLTATFERPDGAHEVVERIVGPLVHRIDADELAGDHLASYDLKRLEVSLTSDERETYERNQETFTDYLARSNIRMQRGSDYQELVKRSGSDPAAREALLARQRARETARGARAKLEALEGILDRHRDARTIVFTAHNDLAYEVSERFLLPTITHRTATVERREVLERFREGTYSRIATSNVLDEGVDVPDASVAVVLSGSGSEREFTQRLGRILRPKDDGRRALLYEVITENTSEERVARRRRSDSA
- a CDS encoding pyridoxal phosphate-dependent aminotransferase, encoding MTFDPAERVRKVPPSGIRRFFEIAEERDEVISLGVGEPDFSTPWAARDAAITSLEQGKTSYTANRGKRELRVAIADDVADRFDLGYDPDEEIIVTAGASEAVDLAFRAFVDPGDTVAIAQPSYISYEPGVTFAGGDVLSVPTTEENEFRLTVEALADAGAADAEMLVLCYPNNPTGAIMREADLEPIAEFAREHDLTVLSDEIYAELTYAGEHTSIATLEGMRERTVVFNGFSKAHAMTGLRLGYALAPADAVGAMNKIHQYTMLSAPTTAQYAALEALDSCADEVEGMVEQYDRRRRFVLSRFREIGMDVFEAKGAFYCFPEVPGGWTAAEFAEELLREQGVAVVPGDVFGEGGESHLRISYATSLADLREALRRIEAFLEEH
- a CDS encoding CBS domain-containing protein produces the protein MELPTPADLRQHRTELGLTQSELAERAEVSQPLIARIEGGDVDPRLSTLRRIVNALEQAESDVIRAAELMHEAVVSVAPDDPVSEAAQKMEKEAYSQLAVIQDGIPVGSISQGDLVHLDSEARDEPVEEHMGESFPTVSKDATLDEISNLLEHYKAVMITEAGETVGIITEADIAARLS
- a CDS encoding sensory rhodopsin transducer; protein product: MTGKRTWTILEGYIPERNTGLEPEMCSRDSLWVLILPDRTM
- a CDS encoding methyl-accepting chemotaxis protein — protein: MSSGEAANELNQLVEHTERFRDRIEETTDASRTQADYISNLAKDVNDVSATMEEIASSATEIVDMVEEASETAESGLEAGRRASEQTQETVDDVADLVAAMERVSEQMEEIGTVTDLIADIADQTNLLALNANIEAAHAGDEGAGFSVVANEVKSLAEETGENADEIRSLIESLEDETETGMDAAERTHSSVIATAEDIETALEAIEEVVSRVEEVMDGATEIADANDVQADSIEEFAAQVEDLGEESDEIRENMSDAAELVDQHNSVVEHASGFLHGFPGLGYRTLNEDGWPVVFATDGIEELAGYTAEQLVEGEIVIGEDIIHEDDRELVWAQIQDLIERSGTSYDIKYRIVTRRGEQKTVRERGRPIYDDRGELEAFEGYIWDTDESGTQVLFDDEVASSNTDG
- a CDS encoding sensory rhodopsin transducer, whose amino-acid sequence is MTVYFSDRPPAGPCEQTGLAERTKRFRFDEFEDPETVCRQSVPARPQGARGRAGTSGQQSG